From a single Pseudalkalibacillus hwajinpoensis genomic region:
- a CDS encoding MFS transporter: MSDKTTSSYFRTILLLSVAVWLVVMNTTMFNVALPNVLTEFNLSPADGAWIVSGYSIILAIFTITYTRLSDYLPIRRLLIAGIIIFGLGSVLGFFATTFPILLAARLLQASGAAAIPGLSMVFAGRFIPFARRGRAMALITSASSLGFGLGPVVGGIVTEYLDWNYLFTVTLFVVLLIPILFRRLPAEKVRKGKLDLLGALLTGATVTSFLLYISTFNWLFLALGIIVGCLLWLRVTRTEVPFIQPSLFRNKEYRQLLYMSYLGFTTHFAIFAHAAYVTK, translated from the coding sequence ATGAGCGACAAAACAACATCGAGCTATTTTCGGACCATTCTTCTTTTAAGCGTAGCTGTGTGGCTTGTTGTCATGAATACAACAATGTTTAATGTAGCACTACCAAATGTTTTAACTGAGTTTAACCTTAGCCCAGCTGACGGAGCATGGATTGTGTCAGGCTATTCGATTATCCTGGCGATCTTCACAATTACGTATACCCGTCTGTCTGATTATCTTCCTATAAGACGCCTCTTAATTGCAGGAATTATTATATTCGGCCTGGGATCCGTTCTCGGATTCTTTGCTACAACGTTTCCGATCCTGCTTGCTGCCCGACTTCTTCAAGCAAGCGGAGCAGCTGCTATCCCAGGACTATCAATGGTGTTTGCGGGAAGATTTATTCCATTCGCTAGACGCGGTCGTGCGATGGCGTTGATTACGTCAGCTTCATCACTTGGTTTTGGACTTGGACCAGTTGTTGGTGGTATTGTGACTGAATACCTCGACTGGAATTATCTTTTCACCGTTACACTATTTGTGGTCTTACTTATTCCGATTCTATTTCGACGTCTACCTGCCGAAAAAGTTCGTAAAGGAAAGTTAGACTTACTAGGTGCACTGTTAACAGGTGCAACGGTAACTAGCTTTCTGCTTTATATCTCAACGTTTAACTGGCTTTTCTTAGCGCTTGGGATCATTGTTGGATGCCTCCTCTGGCTGCGAGTCACGAGGACAGAGGTCCCTTTTATTCAGCCATCTCTTTTCAGAAATAAAGAGTATCGACAGTTGCTTTACATGAGTTATTTAGGATTTACGACTCATTTTGCAATTTTTGCTCATGCCGCTTATGTTACAAAATGA
- a CDS encoding class I SAM-dependent rRNA methyltransferase translates to MSNELSVQVHSKHKKKFENGYPLIFKEAILDTNRLKEEGTILRLEDEQGHFIGRGYFGRQNKGYGWVLTQNENESIDQEFFVKRIQKALHYRTSFFEDSNTTAFRVVNGEGDHLGGLTIDYFDGYYLINWYSEGVYSFKNEVVEALKRLADFKGIYEKKRFDAKGQYVEDDDFVAGERGEFPLIVKENGVKFAVYLNEGAMVGVFLDQRPVRKLIRDQYARGKTVLNTFSYTGAFSVFAVEGGATMTTSVDLANRSLNKTIEQFSVNGIDYEEQNILVMDVFKYFKYAVKKNLLFDMVILDPPSFARSKKHTFSAAKDYKDLLKDAISVTADNGIIVASTNFSGYDMKKFKGFVDQAFKETNGKYQLLEDFTLPEDFRTIKEFREGNYLKVVFIKKVK, encoded by the coding sequence ATGAGTAACGAACTAAGCGTGCAGGTTCATTCAAAGCATAAAAAGAAATTTGAAAATGGGTATCCGCTTATTTTTAAGGAAGCGATTCTTGATACAAATCGCTTGAAAGAGGAAGGGACGATTCTTCGACTAGAAGATGAGCAGGGACATTTTATTGGAAGAGGCTACTTCGGCAGGCAAAACAAAGGATACGGTTGGGTTCTTACGCAGAATGAGAACGAATCGATTGATCAGGAGTTTTTTGTAAAAAGGATTCAAAAAGCACTTCATTATCGCACTTCTTTCTTTGAAGACTCGAATACAACGGCGTTTCGAGTGGTGAATGGTGAAGGGGATCACCTTGGAGGCTTAACCATCGATTATTTTGATGGCTATTACCTGATTAATTGGTACAGTGAAGGTGTTTATTCATTTAAAAATGAGGTTGTCGAGGCTCTTAAACGTCTTGCGGATTTTAAAGGCATCTATGAGAAAAAACGGTTTGATGCAAAAGGTCAGTACGTGGAAGATGATGATTTTGTAGCAGGGGAGCGCGGGGAGTTCCCGCTGATCGTGAAAGAGAATGGCGTGAAGTTTGCCGTGTATTTAAACGAAGGTGCGATGGTGGGGGTTTTCCTTGATCAACGACCAGTCCGTAAATTAATTCGTGATCAATACGCTAGAGGTAAAACCGTCTTAAATACCTTCTCCTACACAGGTGCTTTTTCAGTATTTGCTGTTGAGGGTGGTGCTACAATGACTACAAGTGTTGACCTTGCTAATCGAAGTCTGAACAAAACGATTGAGCAATTTAGCGTGAACGGAATTGACTATGAGGAACAAAATATCCTAGTGATGGACGTCTTCAAATACTTCAAGTATGCGGTTAAAAAGAACCTCTTATTCGACATGGTGATTCTAGATCCGCCTAGCTTTGCACGCTCTAAGAAACATACATTCAGCGCTGCAAAAGATTATAAGGACCTTCTTAAAGACGCCATTTCTGTAACAGCGGACAATGGCATCATTGTTGCTTCAACGAACTTCAGCGGTTATGATATGAAGAAATTTAAAGGCTTTGTAGATCAGGCCTTTAAAGAAACGAACGGAAAGTATCAGCTGCTTGAAGACTTTACACTTCCTGAAGATTTCCGAACGATAAAGGAATTTCGTGAAGGGAATTATTTGAAGGTTGTTTTCATTAAAAAAGTAAAGTAG
- a CDS encoding NAD(P)-dependent oxidoreductase translates to MVFTKGEVITMNLIIFGATGGTGNAFVRLALAAGHTVTAFVRTSSKLKTSHKDLNVEIGDAMQSADVKQAITSDFDAVISCLGANGLGKTTALSTMTTNILDAMSIHEVKRIVYMASAGINKEIPGITGFIAGKLLQNVLADHQRAADLLEASETDWTVIRPMGLTNDGRTGDYRKARSGVPRGGRRISREDVADFMLKTVSNHLYIRESIGLAN, encoded by the coding sequence ATGGTGTTTACAAAGGGAGAGGTCATAACCATGAATCTGATCATATTTGGAGCTACTGGCGGAACTGGTAATGCGTTTGTAAGACTGGCCCTTGCTGCAGGGCATACCGTAACAGCTTTCGTTCGAACCTCTTCAAAGCTTAAGACATCCCATAAAGATCTGAATGTTGAGATTGGGGATGCGATGCAGTCTGCTGATGTTAAACAGGCGATAACTTCCGATTTTGACGCCGTTATATCCTGTCTTGGTGCGAATGGCCTTGGAAAGACTACTGCTCTTTCGACGATGACGACGAATATTCTGGATGCGATGAGTATTCATGAAGTAAAGCGCATCGTCTATATGGCTTCCGCAGGCATAAACAAAGAAATCCCTGGTATTACTGGATTTATCGCTGGAAAGCTGCTACAAAATGTCCTGGCTGATCACCAGAGAGCAGCGGATCTGCTTGAAGCAAGTGAGACAGACTGGACTGTGATCCGTCCTATGGGATTGACGAATGACGGGCGAACAGGTGACTATCGGAAGGCAAGAAGCGGGGTTCCAAGAGGTGGACGACGCATCTCTAGAGAAGATGTCGCAGACTTTATGCTGAAGACCGTTTCTAATCACCTTTATATTCGAGAATCAATTGGACTTGCTAACTAA
- a CDS encoding iron-containing alcohol dehydrogenase: MSLTYSQYMLRTAIHSGAGTRALVPDLFRGLQAKRVVLFSDRGLEQAGIVEKIKELFALTPHGTGPELAGVYLDIKQDAGSKDVNAALRYAREVSADGLLAVGGGSVMDTVKGVKYALHHGITDIKEAIPGGLLYLSWPEATYMPIPHISIPTTAGTGSEVSPIAVIYNEDLKMKTNIIHPFINADMAILDPELTTGLPAKITAFTGFDALTHAIEALASPAATALTDAYALQSIRLIETHLPTAVKQGDNLIARMEMLQASMMGITAFSFALNAIPVHNFAHAYGALFRIPHGLANAVFLPVVMEIIPNLYLPKVKELAEALHLETAGKESDALLQNVIHKIKEMQQEAGLPADFKEYNIRPEALDATVAAVQMDPAALNYPLASELIKAVGERVIHTQKVSV, from the coding sequence ATGTCGTTAACTTATTCCCAATATATGCTTCGGACTGCGATTCATAGTGGCGCAGGTACACGTGCACTTGTTCCAGATCTGTTCAGAGGACTTCAGGCGAAGCGTGTCGTCTTGTTCAGCGATCGTGGTCTCGAACAAGCTGGTATTGTTGAGAAAATCAAAGAATTATTTGCCCTAACACCGCATGGGACCGGCCCAGAACTTGCCGGTGTCTATCTAGATATCAAGCAGGATGCAGGAAGCAAGGATGTCAATGCAGCGCTAAGGTATGCTCGAGAAGTAAGCGCGGACGGGCTACTCGCAGTTGGTGGTGGAAGCGTGATGGACACCGTAAAAGGGGTTAAATATGCTCTCCATCACGGAATAACAGACATTAAGGAAGCCATTCCTGGTGGACTTCTTTATTTATCCTGGCCTGAAGCAACCTATATGCCAATTCCACACATCTCTATTCCAACGACAGCGGGTACAGGGTCAGAAGTTTCCCCCATCGCCGTTATTTACAATGAAGATCTCAAAATGAAGACAAATATCATTCATCCTTTCATTAACGCAGATATGGCGATTTTAGATCCTGAACTGACGACGGGGCTGCCTGCGAAAATCACAGCGTTCACTGGCTTTGATGCGCTCACTCATGCGATCGAAGCCCTCGCCTCGCCAGCAGCAACGGCACTTACGGATGCGTATGCTCTGCAGTCAATTCGCCTTATTGAAACGCACCTCCCAACTGCAGTGAAGCAGGGAGACAATTTAATCGCTCGCATGGAAATGTTACAGGCCAGTATGATGGGTATCACAGCGTTTAGCTTTGCTCTTAACGCCATCCCTGTACACAATTTTGCACATGCTTATGGTGCACTATTCCGAATTCCGCACGGTCTCGCTAATGCTGTTTTTCTACCTGTTGTAATGGAAATAATTCCGAACCTGTATTTGCCAAAAGTAAAGGAGCTTGCTGAGGCGCTTCATCTAGAGACAGCAGGCAAGGAAAGTGATGCCTTACTGCAGAACGTTATTCATAAAATAAAGGAAATGCAGCAAGAGGCCGGTCTCCCGGCTGACTTCAAAGAATACAACATCAGACCGGAAGCGCTGGATGCAACAGTTGCAGCAGTACAAATGGACCCTGCAGCGCTCAATTATCCACTAGCTTCTGAATTAATCAAAGCAGTTGGAGAGCGGGTTATTCATACTCAGAAAGTCTCTGTATAA